A window from Chryseobacterium vaccae encodes these proteins:
- a CDS encoding AAA family ATPase, with the protein MKNSDDQLYVITGGPGVGKTTLLEALNKQGFTTVKEEARRIIKEQIDSGGDALPWENKIKYAELMLNASAETYREIKNTHPENPVFFDRGILDTVCYMEMEKISLSDKIHTIIRETVYNNTVFILPPWKEIYENDSERKQTWEEALSTFESMKAAYVKYGYHVVEVPKDTVKNRVMFILKKMDGLKN; encoded by the coding sequence ATGAAAAATTCAGACGATCAGCTATATGTAATTACCGGGGGACCTGGTGTAGGGAAAACTACTCTGCTTGAAGCACTGAATAAGCAGGGTTTTACAACAGTTAAGGAAGAAGCGAGAAGGATCATTAAAGAGCAGATAGATTCAGGAGGAGATGCATTGCCCTGGGAAAATAAGATAAAATATGCTGAATTAATGCTGAATGCTTCCGCAGAAACCTATCGGGAAATTAAAAATACACATCCGGAGAATCCCGTTTTCTTCGACCGTGGTATTCTTGATACGGTCTGTTATATGGAAATGGAGAAAATCTCATTATCGGACAAAATCCATACAATAATTCGTGAAACAGTATATAACAATACCGTTTTTATTCTTCCGCCCTGGAAAGAAATCTATGAAAATGATTCAGAAAGAAAGCAGACATGGGAAGAAGCTTTATCAACCTTCGAAAGCATGAAAGCAGCTTATGTAAAATATGGTTATCACGTTGTTGAAGTTCCAAAAGATACGGTGAAAAACAGGGTCATGTTTATTTTGAAAAAAATGGATGGCTTGAAAAATTAA
- a CDS encoding DoxX family protein: MILKIINGILILAAVFMGIKQGTAMVMGKPEMTAMFGKWGFDKTGLMINGAVTILAAVLILFPKTFIWGNFLMAAGILLIICFHLADKDFKGVLIEIPFLLLNLLIIYLQHPLKN, from the coding sequence ATGATCTTAAAAATTATCAATGGGATACTAATTCTGGCCGCTGTTTTTATGGGAATAAAGCAAGGAACGGCGATGGTTATGGGGAAACCTGAAATGACGGCAATGTTCGGAAAATGGGGGTTTGATAAAACCGGGCTGATGATTAACGGAGCAGTTACGATTCTTGCCGCTGTATTGATCTTATTCCCTAAAACTTTTATCTGGGGAAATTTTTTGATGGCAGCCGGAATTCTGCTGATTATCTGCTTCCATCTGGCAGACAAAGATTTTAAAGGAGTATTGATTGAGATTCCGTTTCTCCTGCTCAACCTGCTGATCATTTATCTGCAGCATCCTCTTAAAAATTAA
- a CDS encoding serine hydrolase domain-containing protein yields the protein MSYYKKLFSIFTILFIFTHHAVAQTKKINQIESLMKWSSQIGVFNGNVLVSKNNKIIYNAAFGFTNASKTEKLTTDYRFNIGSITKEFSAVALLQLQEQGKLKLTDVVSQYIPELPKWADEVKIKDLLQYTSGIPNVNWKKIKNDKDLFDGLKSIDTLDFKPGTHYDYNNNNLFLRQFIVERLTKMSFKTYVETFIFKPCKMSSSVMTLFENEERIAQAFNNNLVADKPDLPITGGTYLTTNDLLKWAECLHSHKIISTNSLFELGRHFDLPETQSSLGLAKFKNGKLIEHLHDGKSGNYEALLVSDLNEKLTIILLGNNSNGKLFEISDAITSILKNEKYNLPKNN from the coding sequence ATGTCCTATTATAAAAAATTATTCTCTATTTTTACTATTCTCTTCATTTTCACTCATCATGCTGTCGCTCAGACGAAAAAGATCAATCAGATTGAGTCTCTGATGAAATGGTCCAGTCAAATTGGAGTTTTTAACGGGAATGTATTAGTTTCAAAAAATAATAAAATAATCTATAATGCGGCTTTTGGTTTTACAAATGCTTCAAAAACAGAAAAACTAACGACTGATTACAGGTTTAATATTGGTTCAATCACCAAAGAATTTAGTGCAGTTGCTTTGCTGCAATTACAAGAACAAGGCAAACTGAAACTAACGGATGTGGTTTCCCAATACATTCCGGAGCTGCCAAAATGGGCAGATGAAGTTAAAATAAAAGATTTACTGCAATATACAAGCGGAATTCCTAATGTAAACTGGAAAAAAATTAAAAATGATAAAGACCTTTTCGATGGTTTAAAAAGCATTGATACGCTTGATTTCAAACCTGGCACCCATTACGATTACAACAACAATAATCTATTTCTACGCCAGTTTATTGTTGAACGGCTGACCAAAATGTCCTTTAAAACATATGTTGAAACATTCATTTTCAAACCTTGTAAGATGAGCTCGTCTGTAATGACTCTTTTCGAAAATGAAGAAAGAATAGCTCAGGCATTTAACAATAATTTAGTGGCAGACAAACCAGATTTACCTATAACAGGCGGAACCTACCTCACCACTAATGATTTACTGAAGTGGGCAGAGTGTCTTCACTCCCATAAAATAATTAGTACAAATTCATTGTTTGAATTAGGCCGGCATTTTGATCTTCCGGAAACTCAATCATCATTAGGACTAGCAAAATTTAAAAACGGAAAATTAATTGAGCATCTACACGATGGAAAATCCGGAAATTATGAAGCACTTTTAGTTTCTGACCTGAATGAAAAGTTGACCATTATTTTATTAGGAAATAACAGCAATGGAAAACTATTTGAAATTTCAGATGCCATTACCTCCATCTTGAAAAACGAAAAATATAATCTTCCAAAAAATAATTAA